In Xanthomonas sacchari, a genomic segment contains:
- a CDS encoding monovalent cation/H+ antiporter subunit D — MTHLLILPILIPLLGAALSLFVEHRRYGRQVRRAVAWTAMAVLAAVVLALCVQVNDGQVHVYLLGDWPSRLGIVLMADRLSAWMLATTTLLAGACLLHACAGWDRRAPHFHALFQFQLVGLNGAFLTGDVFNLFVFFEVMLIASYGLLLSGGRGLRLRVGFHYVVFNVTSSTVFLIALGLLYGLLGSLNMAELSQRVAQAPPQNVPLIKAAFGLLLLVFCAKAALLPLYLWLPETYARAPAAVAALFVIMTKVGLYAVLRVSTLILGSQAQALDGYGRDWLLWLGLATLLLAALGVLAAVRLRVLIGYLVIVSAATLFVAFALDAPGTLGAGLYYLAHSSFVAAALFLIADLIRRRRGGASDRKEIIAPLPGKTVPGVLFLIAAISVAGLPPLSGFLAKVAILSATPAGLTAPVWAAVLLSSLMVIMGLTRGGVRLFWRVPGDQDTAEDGTVEVTRPAPRKAPARPLETAATVLLLGYGVAMTVAAGPLLRYSEAAAAQLLRPADYTTQLRATAPILREP; from the coding sequence ATGACCCATCTGCTGATCCTGCCGATCCTGATCCCGCTGCTCGGCGCGGCGCTGTCGCTGTTCGTCGAGCACCGCCGCTACGGCCGCCAGGTGCGCCGCGCGGTGGCCTGGACCGCGATGGCGGTGCTGGCCGCGGTGGTGCTGGCGCTGTGCGTGCAGGTGAACGACGGCCAGGTCCACGTCTACCTGCTCGGCGACTGGCCCTCGCGGCTGGGCATCGTGCTGATGGCCGACCGCCTGTCGGCGTGGATGCTGGCCACCACCACCCTGCTCGCCGGCGCCTGCCTGCTGCACGCCTGCGCCGGCTGGGACCGGCGTGCGCCGCATTTCCATGCGCTGTTCCAGTTCCAGCTGGTCGGCCTCAACGGCGCGTTCCTGACCGGCGACGTGTTCAACCTGTTCGTGTTCTTCGAGGTGATGCTGATCGCCTCCTACGGCCTGTTGCTCAGCGGCGGGCGCGGCCTGCGCCTGCGCGTGGGCTTCCACTACGTGGTGTTCAACGTCACCTCCTCCACCGTGTTCCTGATCGCGCTGGGCCTGCTGTACGGGTTGCTCGGCTCGCTGAACATGGCCGAGCTGTCGCAGCGCGTGGCGCAGGCGCCGCCGCAGAACGTGCCACTGATCAAGGCCGCGTTCGGCTTGTTGCTGCTGGTGTTCTGCGCCAAGGCCGCGCTGCTGCCGCTGTACCTGTGGCTGCCGGAGACCTATGCGCGCGCGCCGGCGGCGGTGGCGGCGCTGTTCGTGATCATGACCAAGGTCGGCCTGTACGCGGTGCTGCGGGTGAGCACGCTGATCCTCGGCAGCCAGGCGCAGGCGCTGGACGGCTACGGCCGCGACTGGCTGTTGTGGCTGGGCCTGGCGACGCTGCTGCTGGCCGCGCTGGGGGTGCTGGCGGCGGTGCGCCTGCGGGTGCTGATCGGCTACCTGGTGATCGTGTCGGCGGCGACGCTGTTCGTGGCCTTCGCGCTGGACGCGCCGGGCACGCTCGGCGCCGGGCTGTACTACCTGGCGCACAGCAGCTTCGTCGCCGCGGCGCTGTTCCTGATCGCCGACCTGATCCGGCGCCGCCGCGGCGGCGCCAGCGACCGCAAGGAGATCATCGCGCCACTGCCGGGCAAGACCGTGCCCGGCGTGCTGTTCCTGATCGCGGCGATCTCGGTGGCCGGGCTGCCGCCGCTGTCCGGCTTCCTGGCCAAGGTGGCGATCCTCAGCGCGACGCCGGCCGGGCTGACCGCACCGGTGTGGGCGGCGGTGCTGCTCAGCAGCCTGATGGTGATCATGGGCCTGACCCGCGGCGGCGTGCGCCTGTTCTGGCGCGTGCCCGGCGACCAGGACACGGCCGAGGACGGCACCGTGGAGGTGACGCGCCCGGCGCCGCGCAAGGCGCCGGCGCGGCCGCTGGAAACCGCCGCCACCGTGCTGCTGCTCGGCTACGGCGTGGCGATGACCGTGGCCGCCGGGCCGCTGCTGCGCTACAGCGAGGCCGCCGCCGCGCAACTGCTGCGCCCGGCCGACTACACCACCCAACTGCGCGCCACCGCGCCGATCCTGCGGGAGCCCTGA
- a CDS encoding Na+/H+ antiporter subunit E, with protein sequence MSARPWSRRLFPSWPLSLTVIAFWLLMSDSFSLGQLLLGAVLGVAVPLFAARLDREFARIGSLRSVPKMLCVAAWDIVRSNVVVALQVLGPEKRIHPGFIWVPLDIANIHGIAALTSMITLTPGTVSAALSDDRKYLLVHVLHLDDAETVIRQIKTRYEAPLMEIFP encoded by the coding sequence ATGTCCGCCCGTCCCTGGTCGCGCCGCCTGTTCCCGTCCTGGCCGCTGAGCCTGACCGTCATCGCGTTCTGGCTGCTGATGAGCGACAGCTTCAGTCTCGGCCAGTTGCTGCTGGGCGCGGTGCTGGGCGTGGCGGTGCCGCTGTTCGCCGCGCGCCTGGACCGCGAGTTCGCGCGCATCGGCTCGCTGCGCTCGGTGCCGAAGATGCTGTGCGTGGCGGCGTGGGACATCGTGCGCTCCAACGTGGTGGTGGCGCTGCAGGTGCTGGGGCCGGAGAAACGGATCCACCCCGGCTTCATCTGGGTGCCGCTGGACATCGCCAACATCCACGGCATCGCCGCGCTGACCAGCATGATCACCCTGACCCCGGGCACGGTGTCGGCGGCGCTGTCGGACGACCGCAAGTACCTGCTGGTGCACGTGCTGCACCTGGACGACGCCGAGACCGTGATCCGGCAGATCAAGACGCGCTACGAGGCGCCGTTGATGGAGATCTTCCCATGA
- a CDS encoding K+/H+ antiporter subunit F — MTSHMFIETTIVVCMHVVALAMLLALWRLLRGPTVPDRILALDTLSVTAIAELMLFGMYLDSPVYFEAALIIAMLGFGSTVVLSKFVLRRDIVE, encoded by the coding sequence ATGACCAGCCACATGTTCATCGAGACCACGATCGTCGTGTGCATGCACGTGGTGGCGCTGGCGATGCTGCTGGCGCTGTGGCGGCTGCTGCGCGGGCCGACCGTGCCCGACCGCATCCTGGCGCTGGACACGCTGTCGGTGACCGCGATCGCCGAACTGATGCTGTTCGGCATGTACCTCGATTCGCCGGTGTACTTCGAGGCGGCGCTGATCATCGCCATGCTCGGTTTCGGCAGCACCGTGGTGCTGAGCAAGTTCGTGCTGCGCCGGGACATCGTCGAATGA
- a CDS encoding Na+/H+ antiporter subunit G — translation MIGVLQVGLSLLLIVGCFFILIGALGLVKLSDFFKRLHAPTKASTLGVGCVLLASVGYHLFLGQDPQPRELLITAFLFITAPISAHMMAKAALSLMLEQRPQVPGSDHADQEGLPPPEQPEER, via the coding sequence ATGATCGGCGTGCTGCAGGTCGGGCTGTCGCTGCTGCTGATCGTCGGCTGCTTCTTCATCCTGATCGGCGCGCTGGGGCTGGTGAAGCTGTCGGACTTCTTCAAGCGCCTGCACGCGCCGACCAAGGCCAGCACCCTGGGCGTGGGCTGCGTGCTGCTGGCTTCGGTCGGCTACCACCTGTTCCTGGGCCAGGATCCGCAGCCGCGCGAATTGCTGATCACCGCGTTCCTGTTCATCACCGCGCCGATCAGCGCGCACATGATGGCCAAGGCGGCGCTGTCGCTGATGCTGGAACAACGCCCGCAGGTGCCCGGCAGCGACCACGCCGACCAGGAAGGCCTGCCGCCGCCGGAGCAACCGGAGGAGCGCTGA
- a CDS encoding calcium/sodium antiporter has protein sequence MAGVIGWVVLGLALLALGGDSIVKAASGLAQRCGASPFVAGLLLVAFGTSLPELAVNARAYATGAQDLALGNAVGSNLANLGLTLGLAALAAPLLLRTRLLPPLLVVLTLATLALIGFGLDGAISRVEGMVLLLAFVGVVAFLLLRARHEPAARQLGVSGYAVTRTGLALNLLRLLIALVLLNAGAYLVVEHAPRLGAAWGLSPLLVGLLPVAIGTALPEAAAAVAAARRGQGDMVVGHVLGSSLFNLLVVIGGMAALRPLPLPASFVRLELPAAIALAVVLYPMLRGDMRLSRGEGAVLLVAFLAWVGLELALVA, from the coding sequence ATGGCAGGTGTGATCGGTTGGGTGGTGTTGGGGCTGGCGTTGCTGGCGCTGGGCGGGGACTCGATCGTGAAGGCGGCCTCCGGCCTGGCGCAGCGTTGCGGCGCCTCGCCGTTCGTGGCCGGGCTGCTGCTGGTGGCCTTCGGCACCTCGCTGCCGGAACTGGCGGTCAATGCGCGCGCCTACGCGACCGGCGCGCAGGACCTGGCGCTGGGCAACGCGGTCGGCAGCAACCTGGCCAATCTCGGCCTGACCCTGGGCCTGGCCGCGCTGGCGGCGCCGTTGCTGCTGCGCACGCGCCTGCTGCCGCCGCTGCTGGTAGTGCTGACCCTGGCGACGCTGGCGCTGATCGGCTTCGGCCTGGATGGCGCGATCTCGCGCGTCGAAGGCATGGTGCTGCTGCTGGCCTTCGTCGGCGTGGTCGCGTTCCTGCTGCTGCGCGCGCGTCACGAGCCGGCCGCGCGCCAGCTCGGCGTGTCCGGCTACGCGGTGACCCGCACCGGGTTGGCGCTGAACCTGCTGCGCCTGCTGATCGCCCTCGTGCTGTTGAACGCCGGCGCCTACCTGGTGGTGGAACACGCGCCACGGCTGGGCGCGGCCTGGGGCCTGTCGCCGCTGCTGGTGGGCCTGCTGCCGGTGGCGATCGGCACCGCGCTACCGGAAGCGGCCGCCGCGGTGGCCGCCGCCCGCCGTGGCCAGGGCGACATGGTGGTCGGCCACGTGCTGGGCTCGAGCCTGTTCAACCTGCTGGTGGTGATCGGCGGCATGGCGGCGCTGCGGCCGCTGCCGTTGCCGGCCTCGTTCGTGCGCCTGGAACTGCCGGCGGCGATCGCGCTGGCGGTGGTGCTGTACCCGATGCTGCGCGGGGACATGCGGTTGAGCCGCGGCGAAGGGGCGGTGCTGCTGGTGGCGTTCCTGGCGTGGGTGGGGCTGGAGCTGGCGTTGGTGGCTTGA
- a CDS encoding catalase family peroxidase: protein MSRPDPTPPRRRPWLPLAGIAAIAAVLAAAFAWSAGWLGGPQRLTAQRMTDAIEAGGPPHPGFRRAHSKGVCVSGHFEGNGQGSALSSARVFAQASVPVLGRLSIGGGDPHGADGAARVRSMALQLRSDDGQEWRTAMNSFPFFVVASPEGFMAQTLAARPDPATGKPDPAKMAAFLQRYPEAKKFQEWAKTAPWSDSWANTQYNGVNAFRFTAADGSTHAVRWSMRPQTPFAPLSAEQRAKADADFLSEDLQARLARGPLRWDLVLTVAAPGDPVDDPSQPWPQDRRQVVAGTLVLDHAEPQATGPCRDLNYDPLILPHGIAGSDDPILAARSAVYSQSFNRREHEIARGQAPDATGTPHGSAQ from the coding sequence ATGTCCCGACCCGATCCCACGCCGCCGCGCCGGCGGCCCTGGCTGCCGCTGGCCGGCATCGCCGCGATCGCCGCCGTGCTCGCCGCCGCCTTCGCCTGGAGCGCCGGCTGGCTGGGCGGCCCGCAACGGCTGACCGCGCAGCGCATGACCGACGCCATCGAAGCCGGCGGTCCGCCGCATCCGGGCTTCCGCCGCGCGCACAGCAAGGGCGTGTGCGTCAGCGGCCATTTCGAGGGCAACGGCCAGGGCAGCGCGCTGTCCTCGGCGCGGGTGTTCGCGCAGGCCTCGGTGCCGGTGCTGGGCCGCCTGTCGATCGGCGGCGGCGACCCGCACGGCGCCGACGGCGCCGCCCGCGTGCGCAGCATGGCGCTGCAGTTGCGCAGCGACGATGGCCAGGAATGGCGCACGGCGATGAACAGCTTCCCGTTCTTCGTGGTCGCCAGCCCCGAGGGCTTCATGGCGCAGACGCTGGCCGCGCGGCCGGATCCGGCCACCGGCAAACCGGACCCGGCGAAGATGGCCGCGTTCCTGCAGCGCTACCCGGAAGCGAAGAAGTTCCAGGAGTGGGCCAAGACCGCGCCATGGTCGGACAGCTGGGCCAACACCCAGTACAACGGCGTCAACGCGTTCCGCTTCACCGCCGCCGACGGCAGCACGCATGCGGTGCGCTGGTCGATGCGCCCGCAGACCCCGTTCGCGCCGCTGTCGGCCGAGCAGCGCGCCAAGGCCGACGCCGATTTCCTCAGCGAGGACCTGCAGGCGCGGCTGGCGCGCGGCCCGCTGCGCTGGGACCTGGTGCTGACCGTGGCCGCGCCCGGCGACCCGGTCGACGACCCGTCGCAGCCGTGGCCGCAGGATCGGCGCCAGGTGGTCGCCGGCACCCTGGTGCTGGACCATGCCGAACCGCAGGCCACCGGCCCCTGCCGCGACCTCAACTACGATCCGCTGATCCTGCCGCACGGCATCGCCGGCTCCGACGACCCGATCCTGGCCGCGCGCTCGGCGGTGTACTCGCAGTCCTTCAACCGCCGCGAGCACGAGATCGCCCGCGGCCAGGCGCCCGACGCCACCGGCACGCCGCACGGAAGTGCGCAATGA
- a CDS encoding cytochrome b produces the protein MNRNDRSAHFNLLARVLHWLMAAMILTMLFVGVGMVASVSQRPWLLDLHRPLGIAILLLVLVRLGNRLRHRPPPLPADLPRWQQAAAHASHWLLYALMLAMPLLGWSMLSAGGYPIVLWPGLQLPPIAPHSPVLYAWLRSAHGWLAYLLFATVLAHLCAALFHAWVRRDGVFSSMARGPAADARREQA, from the coding sequence ATGAACCGCAACGACCGCTCCGCGCACTTCAACCTGCTCGCACGCGTGCTGCACTGGCTGATGGCGGCGATGATCCTGACCATGCTGTTCGTCGGCGTGGGCATGGTCGCCTCGGTGTCGCAGCGGCCCTGGCTGCTGGACCTGCACCGCCCGCTGGGCATCGCGATCCTGCTGCTGGTGCTGGTGCGCCTGGGCAACCGCCTGCGGCACCGGCCGCCGCCGCTGCCGGCCGACCTGCCGCGCTGGCAGCAGGCCGCCGCGCACGCCTCGCACTGGCTGCTGTACGCGCTGATGCTGGCGATGCCGCTGCTGGGCTGGTCGATGCTCTCGGCCGGCGGCTACCCGATCGTGCTGTGGCCCGGCCTGCAGTTGCCGCCGATCGCCCCGCACAGCCCGGTGCTGTACGCCTGGCTGCGCAGCGCGCACGGCTGGCTGGCCTACCTGCTGTTCGCCACGGTGCTGGCGCACCTGTGCGCGGCCCTGTTCCACGCCTGGGTGCGCCGCGACGGCGTGTTCTCGAGCATGGCACGCGGCCCCGCGGCGGACGCGCGCCGCGAGCAGGCGTAG
- the fhuE gene encoding ferric-rhodotorulic acid/ferric-coprogen receptor FhuE — MHRVAPTCRFPRRSALAVACLLAALPAFAATAATAAADSVDDTERDVTTLDKISVKGERAEGYSVRKTSAGTRFELAPREIPQSVSIISHQRIEDQGLDDIIDVLENTTGVSSTRSDSERFEFYARGFYIDNYQFDGIPTTMVQNWSYGDSALDLALYDRVEVVRGATGLLTGAGNPSASVNLIRKHADSAELTGSVTVSAGSWGRTRSTVDVTTPLNASGTVRARVIGSYLDTDSYVQRYSQRKWLGYAVIDADLTPDTQLSVGYDYQNKHSGGVTWGGFPLWYADGSRTDYPRWFNPAADWTFWDTTSKRAFATLQHAFGNGWQLKLNATHDQTDVTDKLFYPYYTIYGFDRQTGAGVVPYSGYYITGRKVDGLDAYAEGPFQLGGREHELMAGVSYNRRRYVNTGAFDFPGPLPSYLNWTGAYPEPAWSPISEFSRGTVTQKAGYAALRLSLADPLKLILGARYTDWKVDGSESGVGYVLHQEKTTPYAGLVYTLDDVWSVYASYTDIFQPQTARTASGTYLDPVIGKSYEAGVKGAWFDDRLNAALSVFRIDQDNVAQATAGFVQGTTETAYVAAQGTVSRGVEFELNGELAPGWNATFGASRYVAKDAAGADINSQLPQTTLKLYSSYTPRSLSELTFGGGVNWQNRIYYVDATYGRFEQSGYALVSAFARYRLSPAFSVQLNLNNLLDKRYYAQIYGYGAWGEPRNGTLSFSWSF; from the coding sequence ATGCACCGTGTTGCCCCCACCTGCCGTTTCCCGCGCCGTTCGGCCCTGGCCGTGGCCTGCCTGCTGGCCGCGCTGCCGGCGTTCGCCGCGACAGCGGCCACGGCCGCGGCCGACAGCGTCGACGACACCGAGCGCGACGTCACCACTCTCGACAAGATCAGCGTCAAGGGCGAGCGCGCCGAAGGCTACAGCGTGCGCAAGACCAGCGCCGGCACCCGCTTCGAGCTGGCGCCGCGGGAGATTCCGCAGTCGGTGAGCATCATCAGCCACCAGCGCATCGAAGATCAGGGCCTGGACGACATCATCGACGTGCTGGAGAACACCACCGGCGTGTCCAGCACGCGTTCGGACAGCGAACGCTTCGAGTTCTACGCACGCGGCTTCTACATCGACAACTACCAGTTCGACGGCATCCCCACCACGATGGTGCAGAACTGGAGCTACGGCGATTCGGCGCTGGACCTGGCCCTGTACGACCGCGTGGAAGTGGTGCGCGGCGCCACCGGCCTGCTGACCGGCGCCGGCAACCCGTCGGCCTCGGTCAACCTGATCCGCAAGCACGCCGACAGCGCCGAGCTGACCGGCAGCGTCACGGTCAGCGCCGGCAGTTGGGGCCGCACCCGCTCCACGGTCGACGTCACCACCCCGCTCAACGCCAGCGGCACGGTGCGCGCCCGGGTGATCGGCAGCTACCTGGACACCGATTCGTACGTGCAGCGCTACAGCCAGCGCAAGTGGCTGGGTTATGCGGTGATCGATGCCGACCTGACCCCGGACACGCAGCTGAGCGTGGGCTACGACTACCAGAACAAGCACTCCGGCGGGGTCACCTGGGGCGGCTTCCCGCTGTGGTATGCCGACGGCAGCCGCACCGACTACCCGCGCTGGTTCAACCCGGCGGCGGACTGGACGTTCTGGGACACCACCAGCAAGCGCGCCTTCGCCACCCTGCAGCATGCCTTCGGCAATGGCTGGCAGCTCAAGCTCAACGCCACCCACGACCAGACCGACGTCACCGACAAGCTGTTCTACCCGTACTACACGATCTACGGCTTCGACCGGCAGACCGGCGCCGGCGTGGTGCCGTACTCGGGTTACTACATCACCGGGCGCAAGGTCGACGGCCTGGACGCCTACGCCGAAGGCCCGTTCCAGCTGGGCGGGCGCGAACACGAACTGATGGCCGGCGTCAGCTACAACCGCCGCCGCTACGTGAACACCGGCGCCTTCGACTTCCCCGGGCCGCTGCCCAGCTACCTGAACTGGACCGGCGCGTATCCGGAGCCGGCCTGGTCGCCGATCAGCGAGTTCAGCCGCGGCACCGTCACCCAGAAGGCCGGCTATGCGGCGCTGCGGCTGTCGCTGGCCGATCCGCTGAAGCTGATCCTGGGCGCGCGCTACACCGACTGGAAGGTGGACGGCAGCGAGAGCGGGGTGGGCTACGTGCTGCACCAGGAGAAGACCACGCCCTATGCCGGCCTGGTGTACACGCTCGACGACGTCTGGTCGGTCTACGCCAGCTACACCGACATCTTCCAGCCGCAGACCGCGCGCACCGCCAGCGGCACCTACCTGGACCCGGTGATCGGCAAGAGCTACGAGGCCGGGGTCAAGGGCGCCTGGTTCGACGACCGCCTCAACGCCGCGCTGTCGGTGTTCCGCATCGACCAGGACAACGTCGCCCAGGCCACCGCCGGCTTCGTGCAGGGCACCACCGAGACCGCCTACGTCGCCGCGCAAGGCACGGTCAGCCGCGGCGTGGAGTTCGAGCTCAACGGCGAGCTGGCGCCGGGCTGGAACGCCACCTTCGGCGCCTCGCGCTACGTCGCCAAGGACGCCGCCGGCGCGGACATCAACAGCCAGCTGCCACAGACCACGCTCAAGCTCTACAGCAGCTACACCCCGCGCAGCCTCAGCGAGCTGACCTTCGGCGGCGGCGTCAACTGGCAGAACCGCATCTACTATGTCGATGCCACCTACGGCCGCTTCGAACAGAGCGGCTACGCGCTGGTCAGCGCCTTCGCCCGCTACCGCCTGTCGCCGGCGTTCTCGGTGCAGCTCAACCTCAACAACCTGCTGGACAAGCGCTACTACGCGCAGATCTACGGCTACGGCGCCTGGGGCGAGCCGCGCAACGGCACGCTGAGCTTCAGCTGGTCGTTCTGA
- a CDS encoding diguanylate cyclase, which yields MPSTTINRYGVPLALLLLLGISGGVLVGSERFLAAATAVQRSHQVIAEINGLQLNLADCDASLRGVLLLDSREHLADFQACQRALPPRLQHLAALLQGNPAQQRRLQEVQVQIQTRMRDSARAVARFQGKGAGTLTPDPERARRGREMSQAIRRNTDTMVRSERAALASSARATAANADLLRRLAVVGIPAVCALTLCLYLLLRREIGRRSQAEQRGHQANALLVGTVQQMQRTEQDLRTLNRCSRGLQSCVQQDEAVEVARQALERLLGDTGCSVYCTDAAGEQAVCVAHWGEEAVCVPSLSLSGCEGLRRRVTQVQRPGEAPACAHAAGAARHGTCVPMLVQDEPLGLIHLSSRDPTVLERLHLVEVVAEQLAMALHNLQLRQRLRTQSIRDPLTGLYNRRYLEESLLRELARCERRDQPLALMMLDLDHFKMLNDRFGHAAGDALLTAFGQSLAGLVRPEDIACRYGGEEFTVILPGAAADVARRRAEQIRAAVAALQVQHQGQALPAVTVSIGVAAYPDHGRSTEDLLRCADAALYRGKRGGRNRVAAAGDVPLRVAGA from the coding sequence ATGCCCTCCACCACGATCAACCGCTATGGCGTGCCGCTGGCCTTGCTGCTGCTGCTGGGCATCAGTGGCGGCGTGCTGGTGGGCAGCGAGCGCTTCCTCGCCGCCGCCACCGCGGTGCAGCGCAGCCACCAGGTCATCGCCGAGATCAACGGCCTGCAGCTCAACCTCGCCGACTGCGATGCCTCCCTGCGCGGCGTCCTGCTGCTGGACAGCCGCGAGCACCTGGCCGACTTCCAGGCCTGCCAGCGCGCGCTGCCGCCGCGGCTGCAGCACCTGGCCGCGCTGCTGCAGGGCAATCCTGCCCAGCAGCGGCGGCTGCAGGAGGTCCAGGTCCAGATCCAGACGCGCATGCGCGACAGCGCGCGCGCGGTGGCCCGCTTCCAGGGCAAGGGGGCGGGCACGCTCACGCCGGACCCCGAGCGCGCGCGCCGCGGCCGCGAGATGTCGCAGGCGATCCGGCGCAACACCGACACCATGGTGCGCAGCGAGCGCGCGGCGCTGGCCAGCAGCGCCCGCGCCACCGCCGCCAACGCCGACCTGCTGCGCAGGCTGGCCGTGGTCGGCATTCCCGCGGTCTGCGCGCTGACCCTGTGCCTGTACCTGCTGCTGCGCCGGGAGATCGGCCGCCGCAGCCAGGCCGAGCAGCGCGGCCACCAGGCCAATGCGCTGCTGGTGGGCACGGTGCAGCAGATGCAGCGCACCGAGCAGGACCTGCGGACGCTCAACCGTTGCAGCCGCGGACTGCAGAGCTGCGTGCAGCAGGACGAGGCGGTGGAGGTCGCGCGGCAGGCGCTGGAACGCTTGCTCGGCGATACCGGCTGCAGCGTGTACTGCACCGACGCGGCCGGCGAACAGGCGGTCTGCGTGGCGCACTGGGGCGAGGAGGCGGTGTGCGTGCCGTCGCTGTCGCTGAGCGGCTGCGAAGGCCTGCGCCGCCGCGTCACCCAGGTGCAGCGGCCCGGCGAGGCGCCGGCCTGCGCGCATGCCGCCGGCGCGGCGCGGCACGGCACCTGCGTGCCGATGCTGGTGCAGGACGAGCCGTTGGGCCTGATCCACCTCTCCAGTCGCGACCCGACCGTGCTCGAACGCCTGCACCTGGTCGAGGTGGTGGCCGAACAGCTGGCGATGGCGCTGCACAACCTGCAGTTGCGCCAGCGCCTGCGCACGCAGTCGATCCGCGATCCGTTGACCGGGCTGTACAACCGCCGCTACCTGGAGGAATCGCTGCTGCGCGAACTGGCGCGTTGCGAGCGCCGCGACCAGCCGCTGGCGCTGATGATGCTGGACCTGGACCACTTCAAGATGCTCAACGACCGCTTCGGCCATGCCGCCGGCGATGCCTTGCTGACGGCGTTCGGGCAGTCGCTGGCCGGACTGGTGCGGCCGGAAGACATCGCCTGCCGCTACGGCGGCGAGGAGTTCACGGTGATCCTGCCTGGCGCCGCCGCCGACGTGGCGCGGCGCCGCGCCGAACAGATCCGCGCCGCGGTGGCGGCGCTGCAGGTGCAGCACCAGGGGCAGGCGCTGCCGGCGGTGACCGTGTCGATCGGCGTGGCCGCCTATCCGGACCACGGCCGCAGCACCGAGGACCTGTTGCGCTGCGCCGATGCGGCGCTGTACCGCGGCAAACGCGGCGGCCGCAACCGGGTCGCCGCCGCCGGCGACGTGCCGCTGCGCGTGGCCGGGGCCTAG
- a CDS encoding response regulator transcription factor, giving the protein MIRLVLAEDQAMVRGALGALLGLEADLDVVASAADGEAAWRALQAHAPDLLVTDIEMPGLSGLELAQRIQRQQLPVRVIIVTTFARPGFLRRALDAGVGGYLLKDAPPQRLIEAIRQVHRGGRAIDPELALEAWSEADPLNDRERQVLRLAGEGASAGDIAAQLGLSSGTVRNYLSEAIGKLGVGNRIEAARLARQKGWL; this is encoded by the coding sequence GTGATTCGTTTAGTGCTGGCGGAGGACCAGGCGATGGTGCGCGGGGCGCTGGGCGCACTGCTGGGCCTGGAAGCGGATCTGGACGTGGTCGCCAGCGCGGCCGACGGCGAGGCCGCCTGGCGCGCGCTGCAGGCGCATGCGCCGGACCTGCTGGTCACCGACATCGAGATGCCCGGCCTCAGCGGCCTGGAACTGGCCCAGCGTATCCAGCGCCAGCAGTTGCCGGTGCGCGTCATCATCGTCACCACCTTCGCCCGCCCCGGCTTCCTGCGGCGCGCGCTGGACGCCGGGGTCGGCGGCTACCTGCTCAAGGACGCGCCGCCGCAGCGGCTGATCGAGGCGATCCGCCAGGTGCACCGCGGCGGCCGCGCGATCGATCCGGAACTGGCGCTGGAGGCCTGGTCCGAGGCCGACCCGCTCAACGACCGCGAGCGCCAGGTGCTGCGCCTGGCCGGCGAGGGCGCCTCGGCCGGCGACATCGCCGCGCAGTTGGGGCTGTCGTCGGGCACGGTGCGCAATTACCTGTCCGAAGCGATCGGCAAGCTGGGCGTCGGCAACCGCATCGAGGCGGCGCGGCTGGCGCGGCAGAAGGGCTGGCTGTGA